One region of Parambassis ranga chromosome 21, fParRan2.1, whole genome shotgun sequence genomic DNA includes:
- the LOC114426655 gene encoding uncharacterized protein LOC114426655 isoform X2, translated as MESKESPQQAADADTQTVIKCPNDNSATGDTDDSQPGSHNQAETQDEEMVKLQSILKKLKCSEFENCVQVVDDLMKKPQILHSDVLHLLTAFVDRLPEKEESKPATNPSSSWWDLMYPYKVRVHTVVTGQTFGAHETMLENLKGTWTMVEMTSLAECDIIIVFCPITSRTGSDVEAVKRQAAVFSNDKPVVVVLMYHIRDEEFSPGGRKWFEDPRCVLEVHVLFHETQRGLLQCAQNDQAVREIQGELYRCSKSRWCPL; from the exons GAGAGTCCACAACAA GCTGCAGACGCAGACACTCAGACAGTGATTAAATGTCCAAATGACAATTCAGCTACTGGAGACACTGATGATAGCCAGCCAGGCTCACACAATCAGGCTGAGACCCAAGATGAAGAG ATGGTCAAACTGCAGTCTATTCTAAAGAAACTGAAGTGCTCTGAATTTGAAAACTGTGTTCAAG TTGTTGACGATTTGATGAAGAAACCGCAAATTCTTCACAGTGATGTTTTGCACCTTCTCACCGCTTTCGTGGATAGATTGCCAGAGAAAGAGGAATCAAAGCCAG CAACCAACCCATCATCTTCATGGTGGGATTTGATGTATCCGTACAAAGTTAGGGTTCATACTGTTGTTACGGGTCAGACATTTGGAGCTCATGAGACCATGCTGGAAAATTTGAAGGGAACATGGACAATGGTGGAGATGACAAGCTTGGCagaatgtgacatcatcattgtctTCTGTCCAATCACATCCCGTACTGGCTCTGATGTGGAAGCAGTCAAGAGACAAGCAGCAG TGTTTTCAAACGATAAACCAGTAGTTGTGGTGCTGATGTATCACATCAGAGATGAGGAGTTTTCACCTGGAGGAAGGAAATGGTTTGAAGATCCAAGGTGTGTGTTGGAGGTTCATGTTCTCTTCCACGAGACTCAGAGAGGATTACTGCAATGTGCACAAAACGACCAGGCTGTCAGAGAAATACAAGGAGAGTTATACAGATGCAGTAAATCTCGATGGTGTCCATTATAG
- the LOC114426655 gene encoding uncharacterized protein LOC114426655 isoform X1, whose translation MESNLNVDNMDSQESPQQAADADTQTVIKCPNDNSATGDTDDSQPGSHNQAETQDEEMVKLQSILKKLKCSEFENCVQVVDDLMKKPQILHSDVLHLLTAFVDRLPEKEESKPATNPSSSWWDLMYPYKVRVHTVVTGQTFGAHETMLENLKGTWTMVEMTSLAECDIIIVFCPITSRTGSDVEAVKRQAAVFSNDKPVVVVLMYHIRDEEFSPGGRKWFEDPRCVLEVHVLFHETQRGLLQCAQNDQAVREIQGELYRCSKSRWCPL comes from the exons CCTGAATGTTGACAACATGGATTCACAGGAGAGTCCACAACAA GCTGCAGACGCAGACACTCAGACAGTGATTAAATGTCCAAATGACAATTCAGCTACTGGAGACACTGATGATAGCCAGCCAGGCTCACACAATCAGGCTGAGACCCAAGATGAAGAG ATGGTCAAACTGCAGTCTATTCTAAAGAAACTGAAGTGCTCTGAATTTGAAAACTGTGTTCAAG TTGTTGACGATTTGATGAAGAAACCGCAAATTCTTCACAGTGATGTTTTGCACCTTCTCACCGCTTTCGTGGATAGATTGCCAGAGAAAGAGGAATCAAAGCCAG CAACCAACCCATCATCTTCATGGTGGGATTTGATGTATCCGTACAAAGTTAGGGTTCATACTGTTGTTACGGGTCAGACATTTGGAGCTCATGAGACCATGCTGGAAAATTTGAAGGGAACATGGACAATGGTGGAGATGACAAGCTTGGCagaatgtgacatcatcattgtctTCTGTCCAATCACATCCCGTACTGGCTCTGATGTGGAAGCAGTCAAGAGACAAGCAGCAG TGTTTTCAAACGATAAACCAGTAGTTGTGGTGCTGATGTATCACATCAGAGATGAGGAGTTTTCACCTGGAGGAAGGAAATGGTTTGAAGATCCAAGGTGTGTGTTGGAGGTTCATGTTCTCTTCCACGAGACTCAGAGAGGATTACTGCAATGTGCACAAAACGACCAGGCTGTCAGAGAAATACAAGGAGAGTTATACAGATGCAGTAAATCTCGATGGTGTCCATTATAG